In a single window of the Nodularia spumigena CCY9414 genome:
- a CDS encoding DUF4330 domain-containing protein, protein MAILDSKGRLFGKINLLDLGAALVILLVIIGIFVFPGTTGSVAQVNTKTVPIEVDLAVRGLNVRDPQRLFERGFTKGGKTNVIIRNQPYGQIGIKSVQVLPRTLTVSQPDGSVKELPDPRTNNFSTDMLLTLEGKAQITDSGPVLGNSKVKIGTTFELEGFNYNFNSTVIDVRIKES, encoded by the coding sequence ATGGCTATTTTAGATTCCAAAGGACGCTTGTTCGGCAAAATAAATCTTCTAGACTTAGGTGCTGCACTGGTAATTCTGCTAGTAATAATTGGTATATTTGTTTTTCCAGGAACTACTGGTTCTGTTGCCCAAGTCAACACTAAAACCGTACCCATTGAGGTAGACTTAGCAGTGCGCGGTTTAAATGTACGCGATCCTCAGAGGTTATTTGAGAGAGGATTTACCAAAGGCGGTAAAACTAACGTGATTATTCGCAATCAACCCTACGGTCAGATTGGGATAAAATCCGTTCAAGTCTTACCTAGAACCTTAACAGTTTCCCAACCAGATGGTTCGGTTAAAGAATTACCAGATCCCAGGACAAACAATTTTAGTACAGATATGCTGTTAACCTTAGAAGGTAAAGCCCAAATAACTGACAGTGGTCCTGTACTAGGTAATAGCAAAGTTAAAATTGGTACGACCTTTGAATTAGAAGGTTTTAACTATAACTTCAATTCTACAGTTATCGATGTCAGAATAAAAGAGAGCTAA
- a CDS encoding restriction endonuclease gives MNPVYQRNVEDLRQLASMFWPSELSKQEAELSVIPKLIETQDQFIAILSVSVSNLNGLFQIIESSSLPANLFLKHLLVLADFGGEMIQRLNSQFDSIFPSKRLDYLWDTKSYSYSFLVLPVSGQLNNNKLGITGKKILEDQPLSQLHKDVIALILFGSNSTNEKASEILVKCEIGNYIGRTDKLQQFIKQRYIWVSRITAGSQSNSLGQITQTFVKEYLENHLNLPNVNIKANGQIPGISHTEDNNPTTFDIVLSQENKYVAIEVSFQVTTNSVIERKAGQAKSRFEQIEALGYKIGYVLDGAGNFQRENALRIICSYSHCTVAFSRDELDVFCDFLKEYFVDR, from the coding sequence TTGAATCCAGTTTATCAGAGAAATGTTGAGGATTTACGTCAGTTAGCCTCTATGTTTTGGCCTTCAGAATTATCAAAACAAGAAGCAGAACTGAGTGTAATTCCCAAACTTATAGAAACGCAAGACCAATTTATTGCTATTTTGAGTGTTAGTGTATCTAATTTAAACGGACTATTTCAAATTATTGAATCTTCCAGCCTCCCAGCAAATCTATTTTTGAAACATTTACTTGTTTTAGCTGACTTTGGTGGTGAAATGATTCAGAGATTAAATAGTCAGTTTGACTCAATATTTCCTTCTAAAAGGTTAGATTATTTATGGGATACAAAAAGCTATTCTTATAGTTTTCTAGTTTTGCCTGTATCAGGTCAACTCAACAATAATAAACTTGGTATAACTGGCAAAAAAATACTGGAAGACCAACCTCTTTCCCAACTACACAAAGACGTTATAGCTTTGATTTTATTTGGTAGTAATTCCACAAACGAAAAAGCTTCAGAAATCCTAGTAAAATGTGAAATTGGTAACTATATAGGTAGAACAGATAAATTACAACAATTTATTAAACAAAGATATATATGGGTTAGTCGGATTACTGCTGGTTCACAATCAAATAGTTTAGGACAAATTACTCAAACTTTTGTCAAAGAATATTTAGAAAATCACCTTAATCTTCCAAATGTTAATATCAAAGCAAATGGACAGATACCAGGGATAAGTCATACTGAAGACAATAATCCGACAACATTTGATATTGTACTTTCTCAAGAAAATAAGTATGTAGCTATAGAAGTCAGCTTTCAAGTAACTACCAATAGTGTGATTGAGAGGAAAGCTGGACAAGCAAAATCGCGGTTTGAGCAAATTGAAGCACTTGGATATAAGATAGGTTATGTCCTTGATGGTGCTGGCAACTTTCAAAGAGAAAATGCGCTCAGGATAATTTGTTCATATAGTCATTGTACAGTAGCTTTTTCTCGTGATGAACTTGATGTATTTTGTGATTTTTTAAAGGAATATTTTGTGGACAGATAA
- the dcm gene encoding DNA (cytosine-5-)-methyltransferase, with translation MQKIRFVDLFSGIGGIRLAFEQAANSLNIESECVLSSEINTDAQFVYETNFNHKSLGDVRLIEKLPEHEVLLAGFPCQSFSHAGKKEGFGDTRGTLFFEITRLLDTYKPQAFIFENVRGIYSHDQGKTLATIKHEIQKRGYSFDAFLLNSANFGLPQNRVRIYLIGILNATPKFNLMSDVGPKDSHTYNPQQMSLFHKPKRPATVADILEDNPSSKYDCSPPFINALKRIFNDDLNRLHGVRLIDYRGGNSIHSWELGLRGECSAEEIALMNQFILKRRNKEFGCEQDGKLLTQEQIASFCDYPHLGEVLNSLVAKKYLKLINGKYKPLSGNFSFEVYKFVDPNKISVTLVASDANRLGVYHNQRVRRLTPREAARLQGFPDSFLLHPNDDKAYHQLGNSVSINVVKAVAEEVLLKMLSYSQPKTEKIEELVI, from the coding sequence ATGCAAAAAATTAGGTTCGTTGACTTATTTTCAGGAATAGGGGGAATTAGATTAGCCTTTGAACAAGCAGCTAATTCCTTAAATATAGAAAGTGAATGTGTTTTAAGTAGCGAAATCAATACAGATGCTCAATTCGTTTATGAAACCAACTTCAATCACAAGTCTTTGGGTGATGTCCGATTGATAGAGAAACTACCAGAACATGAAGTATTATTAGCTGGTTTTCCCTGTCAATCATTTTCTCATGCTGGTAAAAAAGAAGGTTTTGGCGATACACGAGGGACACTATTTTTTGAAATTACTAGATTACTTGATACATATAAACCACAAGCTTTTATTTTTGAAAATGTCCGAGGAATTTACAGTCATGACCAAGGTAAAACTCTAGCAACGATTAAACACGAAATCCAAAAAAGAGGTTACAGCTTTGATGCTTTTCTGCTCAACAGTGCAAACTTTGGTTTACCACAAAACCGTGTCCGAATTTATTTAATAGGTATTTTAAACGCCACGCCTAAGTTTAATTTGATGTCAGATGTGGGACCGAAAGATTCCCATACTTATAATCCGCAACAAATGTCTTTGTTTCATAAACCAAAACGACCTGCAACTGTTGCTGATATTTTAGAAGATAATCCTAGTAGTAAATATGATTGTTCTCCACCATTTATTAATGCTTTAAAACGCATATTTAACGATGATTTAAATCGCTTGCATGGCGTGAGACTAATTGATTATCGAGGAGGAAATTCTATTCATTCTTGGGAATTAGGATTGCGTGGTGAATGTAGTGCAGAAGAAATCGCATTGATGAACCAATTCATCTTAAAAAGACGAAATAAAGAATTCGGTTGCGAACAAGATGGTAAGTTATTAACTCAGGAGCAAATAGCTAGTTTTTGTGATTATCCTCATCTGGGAGAAGTTTTAAACTCACTAGTTGCCAAGAAATATCTTAAACTAATTAATGGAAAATATAAACCTTTATCGGGTAATTTTTCATTTGAAGTTTATAAATTTGTAGACCCAAATAAAATTTCAGTAACATTAGTTGCCAGTGATGCCAATAGATTAGGGGTATATCATAATCAGCGAGTGCGGCGACTAACTCCCCGTGAAGCAGCAAGGTTACAAGGTTTTCCAGATAGCTTTCTACTTCATCCCAATGATGACAAAGCTTACCATCAACTGGGAAATTCGGTAAGCATTAATGTAGTTAAAGCTGTTGCTGAAGAAGTGTTATTAAAAATGTTGTCTTATTCTCAACCAAAAACAGAGAAAATTGAGGAATTAGTTATCTAA
- a CDS encoding DUF2470 domain-containing protein, producing MSDNFSPEISSRICTHMNDDHANAVVLYAQAFGGVTNATNAQMLSIDAEGMNLTAQVNSETVPIRIPFDHILVDSEDAHQTLIAMVKQARVQPK from the coding sequence ATGTCTGATAACTTTTCTCCGGAAATTAGCTCACGCATTTGCACTCACATGAACGATGATCATGCTAATGCGGTAGTTCTTTACGCCCAGGCTTTTGGCGGTGTAACAAATGCGACAAACGCACAAATGCTGTCAATTGACGCTGAGGGAATGAATTTGACCGCACAGGTAAATTCTGAAACAGTGCCAATTCGGATTCCGTTCGATCATATTTTAGTAGACTCCGAAGATGCTCACCAAACTCTGATTGCAATGGTGAAGCAAGCACGGGTTCAGCCGAAATAG
- a CDS encoding M48 family metallopeptidase yields the protein MNWNSFFGHHHSQRRRWFYPLISVVVALTLCLSTPMPGNAFDIRSLLFQGIQVIQMSNMSDRQEVDLGKQMNQQLQSGDIRFSRNSQINRYVEQIGQRLVASSSRPNLPFTFQVVEDDAINAFATLGGFVYIHTGLMKAAENEAELASVIGHEIGHITGRHLVQQMRQRAIANGVASAAGLERNAAVGIGLELALNRPRSRQDEFDADNRGLLAMTEAGYAPSGMVSFMQKLMQKRGSIPAFLSTHPGTSDRINALQNSINAQPSKQRDGLDNAAYRANIRSIL from the coding sequence ATGAATTGGAACAGCTTTTTTGGACATCATCATAGTCAACGGCGACGTTGGTTTTATCCGTTGATTTCGGTAGTAGTTGCTCTGACTCTGTGCCTGAGTACACCCATGCCGGGAAATGCTTTCGATATCCGGTCTCTGCTCTTCCAAGGAATACAGGTAATTCAGATGTCTAATATGTCTGACCGCCAAGAAGTTGATCTTGGTAAGCAGATGAATCAGCAGTTGCAAAGTGGTGATATTCGATTTAGTCGTAATTCTCAAATTAATCGCTATGTGGAACAAATTGGTCAGCGTTTGGTAGCTAGTAGCTCCCGCCCCAATCTTCCCTTTACCTTCCAAGTAGTTGAAGATGATGCTATTAATGCCTTTGCGACTTTGGGGGGTTTTGTATACATTCACACTGGTTTAATGAAAGCCGCAGAAAATGAAGCAGAACTAGCTAGTGTAATTGGCCATGAAATTGGTCATATTACAGGCAGACACTTAGTACAACAGATGCGCCAAAGAGCGATCGCTAATGGTGTAGCTTCAGCCGCAGGTTTAGAGCGCAATGCAGCCGTGGGAATTGGTCTAGAACTGGCACTCAACCGTCCCCGCAGTCGTCAAGATGAATTTGATGCCGATAATAGAGGATTACTAGCTATGACAGAGGCTGGTTATGCTCCCTCCGGGATGGTTTCCTTTATGCAAAAGCTGATGCAAAAACGGGGTTCTATACCAGCATTTTTGAGTACTCACCCTGGCACAAGCGATCGCATTAATGCCCTGCAAAATTCTATTAATGCCCAACCTAGCAAACAGCGTGACGGATTGGATAATGCTGCTTATCGAGCCAATATCCGCAGCATACTTTAG
- a CDS encoding ABC transporter substrate-binding protein yields MQYYFKSLLLLLLVGILALGGCQTLRTAETGVINLTLWQGVNPPPNRDVLQKLVDKFNQTHPKIQVESLYAGQQDQQTPKILAAVVGNAPPDLLWYNPTIAGQLVELQALIPLDEKLNNSPVKAEIDPALFESMEYQGQIWSLPFATNNVAVYYRPSLFKAAGITELPRTWEQFREVAKKLTRDTNGDGRINQYGMFLPLGKGEFTVFTWLPFMWSSGGELVKGEAEKASAVMLQNNPGAIAALQFWRNLIEDGSAMLSSPERGYETGDLIAGNVAMQVTGPWSLGEFTESGVDFGVFPIPVNQEPATSVGGENLFLFKTTPEREKAAFTFAEYAMSAEFQTELALGTGYLPINIKSRQDAQYQEFVKKLPPVQVFLEQAKYGRSRPIFPGYNRISDSLGRAIESVLLSQNTPAEALKITQQRLDLIFK; encoded by the coding sequence GTGCAGTACTACTTTAAAAGTTTACTGCTGTTACTGCTAGTGGGCATACTAGCTTTAGGTGGATGCCAGACTCTGCGGACAGCAGAAACAGGCGTAATTAATCTGACTTTATGGCAAGGTGTAAATCCTCCACCCAATCGAGATGTTTTACAAAAGCTTGTAGATAAATTTAATCAAACTCATCCGAAAATTCAAGTCGAATCTCTTTATGCTGGACAACAAGACCAGCAAACGCCGAAAATTTTAGCCGCAGTTGTGGGCAATGCGCCGCCGGATTTATTATGGTATAACCCCACCATTGCTGGTCAATTAGTCGAACTACAAGCTTTAATTCCTTTAGACGAAAAGCTGAATAATTCTCCTGTTAAAGCCGAAATTGACCCTGCTTTATTTGAGTCAATGGAATACCAGGGTCAAATTTGGTCTTTGCCATTTGCGACCAATAATGTCGCTGTCTATTACCGTCCCAGTTTATTTAAAGCCGCCGGCATTACCGAATTACCGAGGACTTGGGAACAATTTCGGGAAGTTGCCAAAAAATTAACTCGTGATACCAATGGCGATGGTCGCATAAATCAGTATGGAATGTTTTTGCCATTAGGGAAAGGAGAATTTACAGTCTTTACCTGGCTACCATTTATGTGGAGTAGCGGTGGCGAATTAGTCAAAGGGGAAGCAGAGAAGGCATCAGCCGTAATGTTACAAAATAATCCCGGTGCGATCGCAGCTTTGCAATTTTGGCGTAATCTAATTGAAGATGGTTCCGCCATGTTATCCAGCCCCGAGAGAGGCTACGAAACAGGTGATTTAATTGCTGGTAACGTCGCCATGCAAGTCACAGGCCCCTGGAGTCTGGGAGAATTTACCGAGAGTGGCGTAGATTTTGGGGTGTTTCCCATTCCCGTTAATCAAGAACCTGCGACCAGCGTCGGTGGTGAAAATTTATTCTTATTCAAAACCACACCAGAACGAGAAAAAGCCGCCTTCACCTTTGCCGAGTATGCCATGAGTGCAGAATTTCAGACAGAACTAGCATTAGGAACAGGCTACTTACCAATTAACATCAAATCTCGCCAAGATGCACAATATCAAGAATTTGTCAAGAAACTGCCACCAGTGCAAGTATTTTTAGAACAAGCCAAATATGGGCGATCGCGACCCATCTTTCCCGGTTATAATCGCATATCCGACAGCTTAGGCCGAGCCATAGAATCAGTCTTACTCAGTCAAAACACCCCAGCAGAAGCCCTAAAAATCACCCAACAGCGCTTAGACCTCATCTTCAAATAA
- a CDS encoding alpha/beta fold hydrolase has product MFQPQGFEQRSIITSLGKMVYYTATSSPWQDDSTAKQQERETLVFLHGFGGGSSAYEWSKVYPAFAAEYRVLAPDLIGWGRSEHPARNYMIDDYLTTIREFIQQTCTGPVKVIASSLTAAFTIRVAIAYPDLFESLILVTPAGLSDFGEDYSRSVFAQIVSVPIIDRVLYSTGIATSGGIRNFLERRQFAQSNRIYEEIVEAYLQSAQQPNAEYAALSFVRGDLCFDLSLYIQQLKTPTAIIWGQQSEFTGPEIGRRLSDKNPQAIRVFQQLENVGLTPQLELPAVTIGLIRQFLPMLN; this is encoded by the coding sequence ATGTTTCAGCCACAAGGATTTGAGCAACGCTCCATAATTACCTCACTAGGTAAGATGGTTTATTATACTGCCACTAGCTCACCTTGGCAGGATGATTCCACCGCAAAACAACAGGAAAGGGAAACTTTGGTATTCCTACACGGCTTTGGTGGCGGGTCTTCTGCCTATGAGTGGTCGAAGGTTTATCCGGCTTTTGCTGCCGAATATCGCGTTTTAGCACCAGATTTAATTGGCTGGGGTAGGTCTGAGCATCCAGCCCGGAACTACATGATTGATGATTATCTCACAACGATTCGGGAGTTTATCCAGCAGACTTGTACAGGGCCTGTGAAAGTGATCGCTTCTTCTTTGACTGCGGCCTTTACAATTCGAGTGGCGATCGCCTATCCTGATTTATTCGAGTCTTTAATTCTCGTCACACCAGCCGGACTCTCGGATTTTGGCGAAGACTACTCTCGCAGCGTTTTTGCCCAGATAGTTAGCGTTCCTATTATTGATCGTGTGCTTTATAGCACTGGAATTGCTACAAGTGGCGGCATTCGTAATTTCTTAGAACGACGGCAATTTGCCCAGTCTAATCGCATATACGAGGAAATTGTCGAGGCTTATCTCCAATCTGCCCAACAACCGAATGCTGAATATGCAGCCTTGTCTTTTGTCCGTGGTGATTTATGTTTTGATTTGTCCCTATATATTCAACAGTTGAAAACTCCGACAGCGATTATTTGGGGACAACAGTCAGAATTTACTGGCCCCGAAATTGGTCGTCGTCTTTCTGACAAGAATCCCCAAGCTATCCGCGTGTTTCAACAATTAGAAAATGTGGGTTTAACGCCTCAGTTGGAATTACCAGCTGTGACTATTGGCTTGATTCGGCAATTTTTACCGATGTTGAACTAG
- a CDS encoding ABC transporter ATP-binding protein yields MKKIRNTLRQSLAVFRYSGRAISLVWNTSQILTIILATLTLVAGLLPAAIAYIGKLIVDAVVLAAQVNDGNITQPLLYVGLEAVAIALLAGSQRGISICQSLLRVLLGQKVNVLILEKALTLDLRQFEDSEFYDKLTNARREASVRPLSLVNRTFGLVQNALSLVTYGILLINFSAWAVIVLILAAMPSFIAETKFAGQAFRLFSWRAPESRQQQYIESLLAREDYATEVKLYQLGETLLERYRNLFRQLYSEDRDLTLRRGLWGYLLSLVSTAAFYLAYAWIVVETAMGRISLGDMTMYLTVFRQGQSTFSNALTSIGGMYEDNLYLSNLYDFLEEEVPKSWGNATRGINPEDGIRFENVSFTYPGSSQTALTDISLHLKPGEKLAIVGENGSGKTTLIKLLTRLYTPDAGRIYLDGLDLQEWDVDVLRQRIGVIFQNFVRYQFTVGENIGVGDVEHLADKHRWEIAAEKGMAQPFIEKLPQTFQTQLGRWFKSGQELSGGQWQKIALARAFMRTKADILVLDEPTSAMDAQAEFNIFNHFRTLTQNQMVFLISHRFSTVRMADKIAVIEEGKIAEQGTHEELLKTGGRYAKLFNLQAAGYK; encoded by the coding sequence ATGAAAAAAATAAGAAACACTCTGCGTCAGTCATTGGCGGTTTTTCGCTATAGCGGACGGGCTATTAGCTTAGTGTGGAATACTAGCCAGATTTTGACCATTATTCTTGCTACTTTAACTTTAGTTGCGGGTCTTTTACCAGCTGCGATCGCCTACATTGGCAAATTAATTGTAGATGCTGTGGTTTTGGCGGCTCAAGTCAATGATGGCAATATTACCCAACCTTTATTATATGTGGGTTTAGAAGCAGTGGCGATCGCCCTCCTCGCCGGTAGTCAACGAGGTATTTCTATTTGCCAATCCTTGTTACGGGTGCTACTAGGGCAAAAAGTAAATGTACTGATATTAGAAAAAGCCCTGACATTAGATTTACGCCAATTTGAAGATTCCGAATTTTATGACAAACTGACAAACGCCCGGCGCGAAGCCTCAGTGCGTCCCCTTTCCTTAGTAAATCGCACCTTTGGCTTAGTACAAAACGCCCTTTCCCTAGTCACCTACGGCATTTTATTAATCAATTTCTCAGCTTGGGCAGTCATAGTATTAATTTTAGCAGCGATGCCCTCCTTTATTGCCGAAACCAAATTTGCTGGACAAGCCTTTCGTTTATTTAGTTGGCGCGCCCCAGAAAGCCGTCAACAGCAATATATCGAAAGCTTACTAGCCAGAGAAGACTACGCCACAGAAGTCAAACTTTACCAACTAGGCGAAACCCTGCTAGAACGTTACCGCAACCTATTTCGTCAACTATATAGTGAAGATAGAGATTTAACTTTGCGGCGGGGTTTGTGGGGATATCTGTTGAGTTTAGTGAGTACGGCGGCTTTTTACTTAGCTTACGCTTGGATAGTCGTTGAAACAGCAATGGGTAGGATTTCTTTAGGAGATATGACAATGTATCTCACCGTATTTCGCCAAGGACAGTCTACATTTTCTAATGCCCTAACTTCAATTGGCGGAATGTATGAAGACAACTTATATTTATCCAACCTCTACGATTTCTTAGAAGAAGAAGTTCCCAAATCTTGGGGTAATGCAACCAGAGGGATAAACCCGGAAGATGGAATTCGATTTGAGAACGTATCATTTACTTATCCTGGAAGTTCTCAAACTGCATTAACAGATATTTCTCTACATTTAAAACCGGGAGAAAAACTAGCCATTGTCGGTGAAAATGGTTCAGGTAAAACCACCTTAATTAAATTACTCACTCGACTTTACACCCCAGATGCAGGAAGGATTTATTTAGACGGCTTAGACTTGCAAGAATGGGATGTAGACGTATTGCGTCAACGCATTGGGGTAATTTTCCAGAACTTTGTGCGTTATCAATTCACCGTCGGGGAAAATATTGGAGTCGGCGACGTAGAACATTTAGCAGACAAACATCGCTGGGAAATAGCCGCCGAAAAAGGCATGGCGCAACCCTTCATAGAGAAACTACCGCAAACCTTCCAAACTCAACTAGGGCGTTGGTTCAAAAGTGGACAAGAACTTTCCGGGGGACAGTGGCAAAAAATCGCCTTAGCCCGTGCATTTATGCGAACAAAAGCAGATATTTTAGTATTAGACGAACCAACATCAGCAATGGATGCTCAAGCCGAGTTTAATATATTCAATCATTTTCGCACACTGACGCAAAATCAGATGGTATTTTTAATTTCTCACCGCTTCTCCACAGTCAGAATGGCCGACAAAATTGCCGTTATCGAAGAAGGCAAAATTGCAGAACAGGGAACCCACGAAGAATTATTAAAGACAGGAGGACGTTACGCCAAATTGTTTAATTTGCAAGCTGCGGGCTATAAATAA
- a CDS encoding YebC/PmpR family DNA-binding transcriptional regulator: MAGHSKWANIKRQKAVVDAKKGKTFAQLSRAIIIAARSGVPDPNLNFQLRTAIDKAKAADIPNDNIERAIAKGAGTFGGDGASFEAIRYEGYGPGGVAILIEALTDNRNRTAADLRGAFSKFGGNLGETGCVSWMFDQKGVCVVSGVEDEDQLLEASLEGGAEFYEMSEDDMAEVFTQVSNLEVLGQRLRDTGFQVNDIELRWIPRNYIEVVDFEQGRSLLKLIDSLEGLDDVQNVTANFDMSDSVLELLV, from the coding sequence ATGGCAGGACACAGTAAATGGGCTAATATTAAGCGCCAGAAGGCGGTAGTAGATGCCAAAAAGGGCAAGACTTTCGCGCAGTTGTCTAGGGCAATTATTATTGCTGCTAGAAGTGGTGTACCAGACCCAAATTTAAATTTTCAGCTACGTACAGCCATTGATAAGGCTAAGGCGGCTGATATTCCTAATGATAATATTGAACGGGCGATCGCTAAAGGGGCAGGAACTTTTGGCGGTGATGGTGCTAGTTTTGAGGCTATTCGCTATGAGGGTTATGGCCCTGGTGGTGTGGCTATTTTAATTGAAGCCCTGACTGATAATCGTAATCGCACGGCGGCTGATTTACGCGGGGCTTTTAGTAAATTTGGCGGAAATCTGGGTGAAACGGGTTGCGTTAGCTGGATGTTTGACCAAAAGGGTGTGTGTGTGGTTTCTGGGGTGGAGGATGAAGACCAGCTTTTGGAAGCATCTCTGGAAGGTGGGGCTGAGTTTTATGAGATGTCTGAGGATGATATGGCTGAGGTGTTTACTCAGGTGTCAAATTTGGAGGTTCTCGGTCAGAGGTTGAGGGATACGGGTTTTCAGGTGAATGATATAGAGTTACGCTGGATTCCTCGTAATTATATTGAGGTTGTTGATTTTGAGCAAGGGCGATCGCTTCTCAAGTTAATTGATTCTCTTGAGGGGTTGGATGATGTCCAGAATGTGACTGCTAATTTTGATATGTCGGATAGTGTTTTGGAGTTGTTGGTTTAG
- a CDS encoding Tab2/Atab2 family RNA-binding protein: MIKIWQVDFYRRPVQDKSGQILWELLICDATRSFEYTATCPQSAANSHWLATQIQLADNDNLPDTIQVFRPQSLSLIQAAANNLDIDVEPTRYTLALKQWLEEKQYPLALDKPPPTPLPENLWGEEWRFATLSAGELADVFAQRQIPIVSIPEFLKPINLGLASTVPVPGVIIYGGRKSMYLARWLEQAQPFTLNYIAGEPNGLILEAGLVDRWIVATFEDAEVEAAAKVYQQRQQQSQGLHFLLVQPDDSGMTYTGFWLLRAEI, encoded by the coding sequence ATGATCAAAATTTGGCAAGTTGACTTTTATCGTCGTCCGGTGCAGGATAAATCTGGACAAATTCTCTGGGAATTGCTGATTTGTGACGCAACACGTAGCTTTGAATATACAGCCACCTGTCCCCAGTCAGCAGCCAACTCTCATTGGCTTGCGACTCAAATTCAGTTAGCAGATAATGACAACTTACCAGATACTATTCAGGTATTTCGTCCCCAGTCTTTGAGTTTAATTCAAGCAGCTGCAAACAACTTAGATATTGATGTTGAACCTACCCGCTACACTTTGGCATTAAAACAGTGGTTAGAAGAAAAGCAATATCCCTTAGCGCTGGATAAACCACCCCCAACACCATTACCCGAAAACCTCTGGGGGGAAGAGTGGCGATTTGCTACACTCTCAGCCGGCGAACTCGCGGATGTGTTTGCACAACGCCAGATACCGATTGTATCTATACCAGAGTTTTTGAAACCGATAAATCTGGGTTTAGCATCCACAGTCCCCGTTCCTGGTGTCATTATCTATGGTGGCAGAAAATCGATGTATTTAGCGCGATGGTTAGAACAAGCACAGCCATTTACGTTAAATTACATAGCTGGCGAACCAAATGGTTTAATATTAGAAGCTGGTTTAGTTGATAGGTGGATTGTGGCGACCTTTGAAGATGCAGAGGTTGAAGCTGCTGCGAAAGTTTATCAACAGCGTCAACAACAAAGCCAAGGATTGCATTTTTTGTTAGTTCAACCAGATGATTCCGGAATGACTTATACAGGCTTTTGGTTATTAAGGGCGGAAATATAG
- a CDS encoding metallophosphoesterase family protein, giving the protein MSEISQRRIVIGDVHGHYEGLMTLMEAIAPGSDDQVYFLGDLIDRGPKSAQVIDFVKNNNYACLLGNHEQMLLSILTGSQTSSSAMQAWLYGGGQATIASYEDAHIPDEHLDWLKTLPLYIDLGDIWLTHAGLDPELSLAEQTAEQFCWIRDEFHSISQPYFCDKLIIIGHTITFTFPGVTPGKLAQGQGWLDIDTGAYHPRSGWLTGLDTTNNLIYQVNMFNNCLRTLPLAEGVVMVDTYKIAARRHKQRA; this is encoded by the coding sequence ATGAGCGAAATTAGCCAACGTCGAATTGTGATTGGGGATGTGCATGGACACTATGAAGGTTTGATGACATTGATGGAGGCGATCGCTCCTGGATCAGACGATCAAGTATACTTTTTGGGAGACTTAATTGATCGTGGACCTAAAAGCGCACAGGTAATTGATTTTGTCAAGAACAATAATTATGCCTGTCTGCTGGGAAATCATGAGCAAATGTTATTAAGCATTTTGACTGGTAGTCAAACTTCTTCATCAGCAATGCAAGCATGGCTGTATGGTGGGGGACAAGCCACTATAGCCAGTTACGAAGATGCTCATATTCCTGACGAACATTTGGATTGGCTGAAAACTTTGCCCCTGTATATCGATTTGGGAGATATTTGGTTAACCCATGCTGGCCTTGACCCTGAACTATCTTTAGCAGAACAAACTGCCGAGCAATTTTGCTGGATACGCGACGAATTTCATAGCATTTCCCAACCATACTTTTGTGATAAGCTGATTATCATTGGTCATACTATTACCTTTACCTTCCCTGGCGTGACTCCTGGTAAGTTGGCACAAGGGCAGGGATGGCTGGATATAGATACTGGTGCTTACCATCCCCGCAGTGGTTGGTTAACTGGATTAGATACTACAAATAACTTAATTTATCAAGTGAATATGTTTAACAATTGTCTCCGCACCTTGCCTTTAGCAGAAGGGGTGGTGATGGTTGATACCTACAAAATAGCTGCTCGCCGGCATAAGCAGCGAGCATAA